From Shewanella psychrophila, a single genomic window includes:
- a CDS encoding bifunctional helix-turn-helix transcriptional regulator/GNAT family N-acetyltransferase, which translates to MTDDNRPTNHQGSELRTVSRHIVRQLGMLNSACGDLPLSPVQAHALIEISHGAISIKKLAQILNIDKSNASRAVSHLVEKRFAHTKSNPRDSRSLLAHLTPQGRKLLQKLDHQQNIIFNEILSQLSPSETQQIETAMTLYHKAIHRSRLQQEYQLRVITPEDNAPMAEVIRTVSAEYGLTSDKGYSVADPTLDILSQQYQARDACYWVIEKDGELLGGGGIAPLVITTKVKPTAIPDRVCELQKMYFSQALRGKGFAKRLAYLALDFARELGFSSCYLETTAELSEAVKLYESIGFKHLDSHLGDTGHDACEMPMLLKL; encoded by the coding sequence ATGACAGACGATAATAGACCAACTAACCATCAAGGTTCTGAACTCAGAACCGTATCTCGCCATATTGTGCGACAACTTGGCATGCTTAACTCTGCTTGCGGCGACCTACCACTATCTCCAGTCCAAGCCCATGCGCTTATCGAAATCAGCCACGGAGCAATATCGATTAAAAAATTGGCGCAAATCCTTAATATCGATAAATCCAATGCGAGTCGCGCCGTTAGCCACCTAGTTGAGAAGCGGTTTGCTCATACCAAGAGCAATCCCAGAGACAGTCGCAGCCTACTGGCCCACTTGACTCCCCAAGGGCGAAAATTACTACAAAAGTTAGATCATCAACAAAACATCATCTTCAATGAAATTTTATCCCAGTTATCCCCCTCGGAAACCCAGCAGATTGAAACTGCAATGACCTTATACCACAAGGCTATTCATCGTTCTCGGCTTCAGCAAGAATATCAACTTAGGGTGATAACCCCTGAAGATAATGCCCCAATGGCCGAGGTGATACGAACAGTCTCAGCAGAATATGGCCTCACCTCAGATAAAGGTTATAGCGTGGCAGATCCCACCTTAGACATTCTTAGCCAACAATACCAAGCACGTGATGCCTGTTATTGGGTCATAGAGAAAGACGGTGAACTCTTAGGTGGTGGTGGAATTGCGCCTTTAGTAATAACAACCAAAGTTAAACCCACAGCAATCCCGGATCGAGTGTGCGAACTACAGAAGATGTACTTCAGTCAAGCGCTTCGAGGCAAGGGATTTGCCAAACGCCTTGCTTATCTGGCACTCGACTTCGCCCGCGAGCTGGGATTTAGCTCTTGTTACCTGGAAACTACCGCGGAACTAAGTGAAGCGGTAAAACTCTATGAGTCTATCGGGTTTAAGCATTTAGACTCTCATCTGGGCGATACAGGTCACGATGCCTGCGAGATGCCCATGTTGTTAAAGTTATAA
- a CDS encoding class I SAM-dependent methyltransferase, with product MQSKTHWEKVYSTKDEDEVSWFQEHAELSLKLIQNSDASKSASIIDVGGGASTLVDDLLDNGYRNISVLDLSAAALAKAQNRLGEQASNVTWLEANVIEAEYPHHGYDVWHDRAVFHFLNTLEERQAYVKAVLHAVKPGGLVIVATFAENGPTMCSGLPVKRYSADELHEEFGEPFSLLGHEKESHQTPGGSEQHFVYCFCRKLA from the coding sequence ATGCAATCAAAAACGCATTGGGAGAAGGTCTATTCAACCAAAGATGAAGATGAGGTTAGTTGGTTTCAAGAACATGCAGAACTCTCATTGAAATTGATCCAGAATTCGGATGCAAGCAAGAGTGCCTCAATCATAGATGTCGGAGGGGGAGCCTCTACACTTGTCGATGACCTTTTAGATAACGGCTATCGCAATATTAGTGTGCTGGATCTCTCTGCAGCGGCGCTTGCCAAAGCTCAAAATAGGCTGGGCGAGCAAGCGTCGAATGTGACTTGGCTTGAGGCTAATGTGATTGAAGCCGAATACCCCCATCATGGCTATGATGTCTGGCATGATAGGGCTGTGTTTCACTTTCTCAATACGCTTGAAGAACGTCAGGCATATGTGAAAGCCGTGCTTCATGCCGTGAAGCCTGGCGGTTTAGTTATCGTGGCCACTTTTGCAGAGAATGGCCCTACTATGTGCAGTGGACTTCCCGTAAAGCGTTATAGCGCCGATGAACTCCATGAAGAGTTTGGAGAACCTTTCTCTTTGCTAGGCCATGAGAAGGAGTCCCATCAAACGCCTGGTGGCAGCGAACAGCATTTCGTCTACTGCTTTTGTAGAAAATTGGCGTAG
- a CDS encoding NADP(H)-dependent aldo-keto reductase has product MEYRRIPHSNLEVSELCLGTMTWGEQNTQAEAFSQLDYAIGEGINFIDTAEMYPVPPKADTQGETERILGNYLQKSGNRDKLVIATKVSAPGPKSDYIRPNMALDWRNIHEAVDASLERLKIDTIDLYQIHWPDRNTNFFGELSYQQVDDNEKQTPIIETLEALASLVTAGKIRYIGVSNETPWGLMKYLQLAEKHDLPRVISVQNPYNLLNRSFEVGLAEISHREEVPLLAYSPLAFGALTGKYLDDKWPEGARLTLFKRFSRYTGTQIALEATKAYVELAREFKLSPAQMSLAFVTSRKFVASNIIGATSVKQLKENINSINTCISPELMIRLDELAQTYRLPCP; this is encoded by the coding sequence ATGGAATATCGTCGTATCCCACATTCCAACCTTGAAGTCAGTGAACTCTGTTTAGGCACCATGACCTGGGGTGAACAGAACACACAAGCCGAAGCCTTCTCTCAGCTAGATTATGCTATTGGCGAAGGCATCAACTTTATCGACACCGCCGAGATGTATCCGGTTCCTCCCAAGGCCGACACTCAGGGCGAGACGGAGCGAATTCTCGGTAACTACCTGCAAAAAAGCGGCAACAGAGACAAGCTGGTCATCGCCACTAAGGTATCTGCTCCTGGTCCGAAGAGTGACTACATCCGCCCAAATATGGCTCTGGACTGGCGCAATATTCATGAAGCGGTCGACGCTAGCCTAGAGCGGCTAAAGATAGACACCATAGATCTGTATCAGATCCATTGGCCAGACAGAAATACCAACTTCTTCGGTGAGTTGTCCTATCAACAAGTCGATGACAACGAGAAGCAAACTCCTATCATAGAAACTTTAGAAGCCTTGGCCTCTTTAGTGACGGCAGGAAAAATCCGTTATATCGGTGTATCCAATGAAACCCCTTGGGGCTTGATGAAGTATCTTCAGCTCGCCGAGAAACACGATTTACCTAGAGTCATCAGCGTGCAAAACCCCTATAACTTGCTTAACCGCAGTTTTGAAGTTGGCTTGGCTGAGATAAGTCACCGTGAAGAAGTGCCCTTACTGGCATACTCTCCCTTGGCATTTGGTGCACTGACAGGTAAATACCTTGACGATAAGTGGCCCGAAGGTGCCAGACTCACCTTGTTTAAACGTTTCTCTCGTTATACCGGTACCCAAATCGCGCTCGAAGCCACCAAAGCCTATGTAGAGCTTGCTCGTGAATTCAAGCTGAGTCCGGCACAGATGTCATTAGCCTTCGTCACCTCACGAAAATTCGTCGCCTCAAACATCATAGGAGCCACCAGTGTTAAGCAGTTAAAAGAGAATATCAACAGCATCAACACCTGTATTTCTCCAGAGCTAATGATAAGGCTAGATGAGCTGGCGCAAACCTATCGGCTGCCTTGCCCATAG